A region from the Neomonachus schauinslandi chromosome 2, ASM220157v2, whole genome shotgun sequence genome encodes:
- the RBM46 gene encoding probable RNA-binding protein 46 isoform X2: MNEENVDGTNGCSKVRTGTQNEAALLALMEKTGYNMVQENGQRKFGGPPPGWEGPPPPRGCEVFVGKIPRDMYEDELVPVFERAGKIYEFRLMMEFSGENRGYAFVMYTTKEEAQLAIRILNNYEIRPGKFIGVCVSLDNCRLFIGAIPKEKKKEEILDEMKKVTEGVVDVIVYPSATDKTKNRGFAFVEYESHRAAAMARRKLIPGTFQLWGHTIQVDWADPEKEVDEETMQRVKVLYVRNLMISTTEETIKAEFNKFKPGAVERVKKLRDYAFVHFFNREDAVAAMSVMNGKCIDGASIEVTLAKPVNKENTWRQHLNGQISPNSENLIVFANKEESHPKTLGKPPTLPARLNGQHSPSPPEIERCTYPFFPGTKLTPISMYSLKSNHFNSAVMHLDYYCNKNNWAPPEYYLYSTTSQDGKVLLVYKIVIPAIANGSQSYFMPDKLCTTLEDAKELAAQFTLLHLDREHNLFSLDLCRRIWRK; encoded by the exons ATGAATGAAGAAAACGTAGATGGAACAAATGGATGCAGTAAAGTCAGAACTGGTACTCAGAATGAAGCAGCATTACTTGCTTTGATGGAAAAGACTGGTTACAACATGGTtcaagaaaatgggcaaaggaaattTGGTGGTCCTCCTCCAG gtTGGGAAGGTCCACCTCCACCAAGAGGCTGTGAAGTTTTTGTAGGAAAAATACCTCGTGATATGTATGAAGATGAGTTAGTTCCTGTATTTGAAAGAGCTGGAAAGATATATGAATTTCGACTTATGATGGAATTTAGTGGTGAAAATCGAGGGTATGCTTTTGTGATGTACACTACAAAAGAAGAGGCCCAATTAGCCATCAGAATTCTTAATAATTATGAGATTCGACCAGGGAAGTTTATTGGTGTGTGTGTAAGCTTGGATAATTGCAGATTATTTATTGGAGCTATtcctaaggaaaagaagaaagaagaaattttggaTGAAATGAAGAAAGTTACAGAAGGAGTTGTAGATGTCATTGTTTATCCAAGTGCAACTGATAAGACCAAAAATCGTGGTTTTGCATTTGTTGAATATGAATCTCACAGAGCTGCTGCTATGGCTAGGAGAAAACTAATTCCAG gtACATTCCAACTATGGGGCCATACCATTCAGGTAGATTGGGCTGACCCGGAGAAAGAGGTTGATGAGGAAACCATGCAGAGAGTTAAAGTTCTCTATGTAAGAAATTTAATGATCTCAACTACCGAGGAAACTATTAAAGCAGAATTCAACAAATTCAAACCTGGTGCAGTTGAACGAGTAAAGAAACTTAGAGATTATGCTTTTGTTCACTTCTTCAACCGAGAAGATGCAGTGGCTGCTATGTCTGTTATGAATGGAAAATGCATTGATGGAGCAAGTATTGAGGTAACACTGGCAAAAccagtaaataaagaaaacacttGGAGACAGCATCTTAATGGTCAGATTAGCCCTAATTCTGAAAACCTGATTGTGTTTGCTAACAAGGAAGAGAGCCACCCAAAAACTCTAGGCAAACCGCCAACTCTTCCAGCTCGTCTCAATGGTCAGCATAGCCCAAGCCCCCCCGAAATTGAAAGATGCACTTACCCATTTTTTCCTGGAACAAAGCTTACTCCAATTAGTATGTATTCTTTAAAATCCAATCATTTCAATTCTGCAGTAATGCATTTGGATTATTACTGCAACAAAAATAATTGGGCACCCccagaatattatttatattcaacAACAAGTCAAGATGGGAAAGTACTCTTGGTATATAAAATTGTTATTCCTGCTATTGCAAATGGATCCCAGAGTTACTTTATGCCAGACAAGCTCTGTACTACGTTAGAAGATGCAAAGGAACTGGCAGCCCAGTTTACATTACTTCATTTGG